A window of Colletes latitarsis isolate SP2378_abdomen chromosome 11, iyColLati1, whole genome shotgun sequence genomic DNA:
GAGCTGCAATAGTTTTTTATTAATTGTATGTCTATTATGTATAAGACAGAGAATAGGCAACAAAATTTTGTAACCTTTTGTTTACATAATATTTCATATAACTAAAAAAAATCGATGTAtctatattttttaacaattgCAAAATGATTTATACTTATTCCTACGCGTTTTGTTATTTTATACATTTATACAATTTTCTACATACATTTCCAAACTATCCTTTATGAAATCTAAAACATGTGTGAGAATAAGGAAGACATAGAACGAAAACAATTGATCATCGTTTCTTAAAGTACATCTGTAAATAACGTTTTAGATATTGCAATATCACATATTTAATGTGCCTTATTTGTATTTCctatttgaaatatattaatgcATGATACATCTCAATAAATatgttatttaaaaaagaaaattcatcTTACTCTAGGTATTAATTCAAAGAGAGAAAACAAAGCCTATTGAAAGATTAATATTCTTTATAAATTTCTGACTAAAAAAGATAATTGAAAAATGGTATAAACAGTTTTGTCGCAAGATAAAAGGCACTTGTATATAAAATGCATGGTAAGATAAATTGTAAATCTTAGAATCGTTACATTATCATATTGCCATGCAGATATTCATTCTTACATTGCAGTTTTTTATTGTATAGAAATTATTATCCCTTGTATATAAATTACATCTACACACACACACGTACACATTCATACATAGCAGTCTAAGTTATATGGCAGTATTATAATATCGTACTTAATGAATAGGTCGATCGAATTTCATACTACATTAGTTCCCATTAAATACTTACGAGTTACAATGTTAAAAACTACTTACTTCTAAAGCTTCTTTTGATGCACAATTGTTGAGCCATTTAGATCTTTCGTGCCTTGCTTTTGTGTACAGTGTATTACTTTGATAGCAATGGGCGATAAAGAGCACGAGTGATAAAGAGATAAAAAGTtgtattttttttcaatttactGATAGTTAAATATAGGTTAGAAGCAAAGAAAGTGAAGTTAAGTGAACGTGTGCCATATGATTGGGAAgacgaaaattttgtttttaacgaTTATGCTCGTGAATCATGAACAATATAATAAAACAAAGAAATTAGTGTTTCTCGAAGagaatgaaaataattattccgcTTGGAAGTTTCAAACAACGATCTTGCTGAAAAATACCGAGGTATGTACGACGACATCGATAGATCGATAGGTCGAAAGTAAAAGCAAAAGTCTGAAACGAAAAAGATCTAAAGGCAcaacaataataaaatatgttgtttatcgtttaaatattaaccagtttaaaatttatataaaaaacaCAATTTACTGCAATGTAATAGTTTTGCATCCTCTATCAGATAGAGATCATTCTTAGTTCTCATTTTCCAGCATACGTTGGATTCTTAAATGTTGACGTGGCTTGTTTATAAATTGGATTTTCTCCCTATTTAaagatatttataataaatgatTTTGTAATACGAATATATCTAATCGAACGGAATGATTAAAATACTTACCGTATCCCATTTAGCCATCATTCTGTCTCTTTCAAACCTTGCAAATTCTCTTCTATCATGTATAGTTGTCAACAACTTCCATAAAAGTAATAATGCAAGACCAATTAAAACAATTGCTGCTATCACACCTAGCACTATACCCAACATATAGACTTGTGGTGGACATTCTCTGTCTTTTTGTACTCGTACTTGCAGACAATTTGTTTCATTgtaataataaacaaaattatatttacagtCATCTTCGTCTATACCAGAACATGGTTCTTCGTCCTTATCAACGTCCGGTATAACTGTTTCGACTGGTTCAGGAACAAATTCTTTACAATTTTTTGCACATTCTTCTTTGTCGCTAAAGTTTCCAGTACCATACATTTGGCACAATACACAGTTTTTCAACTCTTCACAGCGACTTGGGCATGTGGGGCATTTATTACAATGTTTTCCCGAGTATCGcatatttccttcttcatgacaGATACATTCACCACAAATACAATCACCCTAAATAGGAATAGCAATAGTACTTAAAATTGTTGGATATACAGGTTGAACGGGTTCAGATTATAAGTGTATAATGAACCTTTTGTATATTATAACGTTAAACTTACATGCCCTGAACATAATACTCCATTTGTGGTTCCTGGTGCAATACAAGTTTCGTTAGAGGACCTACAATTACAAGACGGTCCAGTCCATCCAGCATTGCAGACACACTGTCCACATTCACAAGTTCCATGATTAGAACATAAGAAACCTTGATCTCGATCGCATGAAAAATTATCGCACTCGCAAAAGTGACCTGATATTATCTatagcaaataaaaataataaaataatattaaatattttgcatTAGAGTAAAAGAATTAGATCTGTATATTAAAATGATTTATATATTTACTTCTTCAGGATTTTCTCTTTCTTCGCACTCGCACTGACCACATGCGCAAGTTCCTCTTCCTGAACAATCTACAAGAGAAGTATTATCAGGCCTACAAGATTGAATATGTTTATCAAATCCTGTCATTTCGTGATGAGGGCTGCATTCACAGCGTTTTCCAAAGAATCCATCGTAACATTCACAAACACCACATTTTAAAGTTCCAACACCATTGCATTCTGGTGATTTTGGTTCGTACATAAGACCTTCGCGTTCACACTCACAATCACATAACATTTCCAGATTTACAGTAAGAGTTTCATTAATTCCAACCTaaacaatattaatatattcaaaTACAATAGTGTTTCTTGTTTTTAAACATATGTGAaattaaatgtatatatatGAATATTTCTATCCTTACAGGATAAATCTCAAATTTCTGTTTCCATTCTGATCTATTTTCCGGGCAACTCGTGACTTCAATTTCTGCAATAAATTCGACCTTCGTTCCAACTTTTAGTCCATCACATTTTGAAGCTTCGATAAGTGGTCCCCCGCCCaaacattttgaaaaatattttacttttacaGCACTGCTAGCTGTATCTTTCATTTCGACGGAACTTGAAATAGCATCATATTGTTCTcgaattaattctacaacgttacttgagTCATCCGACAGTTTGCCGGCAAAAGATCCTTCTACGTGTTTAGTCAgtcttttatatatatttatttgttcttCAGTGACAGCCCATATAATATTAATAGCATTCTGTTTAACCTTTAAATTAATTTGAGAAATACTTGGATAGTCTTGTAAAGATGAATGCGTATAGAGACCAGTGCCATCCAAATGACATATACCATCATTTGGTTTTACAATGCCACCTAGTTTTCCATCACCTGCATAGTGAA
This region includes:
- the Mys gene encoding position-specific antigen beta subunit myospheroid isoform X2; protein product: MFGSLRWIIAIAIVISLAKANYPPPERLTGMNPCISKQTCHECIQTPHCAWCAAPKFSEKRCFLPNINTKIFATCPAEYTWNPDNVFSMIRHNNLTKGGYTSGGINSYEYSYMNSSSFSSSSQSNRESSSSSSSSGRRQEAVQIWPQEVNLKLRISEAHRMTFAYSQAEDYPVDLYYLMDLSKSMEDDKKKLSDLGQLLVESMSKITSNFRLGFGSFVDKVVMPYVNTMPKSLIEPCDGCAAPYGYKNIMTLSQDTSHFASLVRNASVSGNLDAPEGGFDAIMQAIVCRGQIGWREKARRLLVFSTDAGFHYAGDGKLGGIVKPNDGICHLDGTGLYTHSSLQDYPSISQINLKVKQNAINIIWAVTEEQINIYKRLTKHVEGSFAGKLSDDSSNVVELIREQYDAISSSVEMKDTASSAVKVKYFSKCLGGGPLIEASKCDGLKVGTKVEFIAEIEVTSCPENRSEWKQKFEIYPVGINETLTVNLEMLCDCECEREGLMYEPKSPECNGVGTLKCGVCECYDGFFGKRCECSPHHEMTGFDKHIQSCRPDNTSLVDCSGRGTCACGQCECEERENPEEIISGHFCECDNFSCDRDQGFLCSNHGTCECGQCVCNAGWTGPSCNCRSSNETCIAPGTTNGVLCSGHGDCICGECICHEEGNMRYSGKHCNKCPTCPSRCEELKNCVLCQMYGTGNFSDKEECAKNCKEFVPEPVETVIPDVDKDEEPCSGIDEDDCKYNFVYYYNETNCLQVRVQKDRECPPQVYMLGIVLGVIAAIVLIGLALLLLWKLLTTIHDRREFARFERDRMMAKWDTGENPIYKQATSTFKNPTYAGK
- the Mys gene encoding position-specific antigen beta subunit myospheroid isoform X1; this translates as MYRMFGSLRWIIAIAIVISLAKANYPPPERLTGMNPCISKQTCHECIQTPHCAWCAAPKFSEKRCFLPNINTKIFATCPAEYTWNPDNVFSMIRHNNLTKGGYTSGGINSYEYSYMNSSSFSSSSQSNRESSSSSSSSGRRQEAVQIWPQEVNLKLRISEAHRMTFAYSQAEDYPVDLYYLMDLSKSMEDDKKKLSDLGQLLVESMSKITSNFRLGFGSFVDKVVMPYVNTMPKSLIEPCDGCAAPYGYKNIMTLSQDTSHFASLVRNASVSGNLDAPEGGFDAIMQAIVCRGQIGWREKARRLLVFSTDAGFHYAGDGKLGGIVKPNDGICHLDGTGLYTHSSLQDYPSISQINLKVKQNAINIIWAVTEEQINIYKRLTKHVEGSFAGKLSDDSSNVVELIREQYDAISSSVEMKDTASSAVKVKYFSKCLGGGPLIEASKCDGLKVGTKVEFIAEIEVTSCPENRSEWKQKFEIYPVGINETLTVNLEMLCDCECEREGLMYEPKSPECNGVGTLKCGVCECYDGFFGKRCECSPHHEMTGFDKHIQSCRPDNTSLVDCSGRGTCACGQCECEERENPEEIISGHFCECDNFSCDRDQGFLCSNHGTCECGQCVCNAGWTGPSCNCRSSNETCIAPGTTNGVLCSGHGDCICGECICHEEGNMRYSGKHCNKCPTCPSRCEELKNCVLCQMYGTGNFSDKEECAKNCKEFVPEPVETVIPDVDKDEEPCSGIDEDDCKYNFVYYYNETNCLQVRVQKDRECPPQVYMLGIVLGVIAAIVLIGLALLLLWKLLTTIHDRREFARFERDRMMAKWDTGENPIYKQATSTFKNPTYAGK